In Stenotrophomonas lactitubi, the genomic window CAAGGTGTGGCCATCGGCACGGCCGACGACCTGCTTCGGTGCGGCGTCATCGCACTGCACGCGCCAGCCATCGGCCGTGACCCACACCTTCAGCGTGTGCGCCCGCTCTCCCTGCTGCAGCGGCACCACACGCGCGGTAGGCGCGCCCAACCGCCAGCCATCCTGTGCCTGCCACGGCGAATGCGGGTCGCGCACATCGGCGGCAGCGGCCGGTGTGCTTGCTACCGCGGCGATCGCTGCCAGTTCCCACAGCGCCTGCTCACCGTCACCGGTCACCGCCAGTGCGGCCTGCTCACGCTCGATCAGCGCGGTATCCAGCTTTGCATTCGCGAACGAATCGGTGTGCAGCAGGCGGCGCAGGAAGCCGGCATTGGTGGTCACGCCCACCACCTGGCAGTCGGCCAGGGCCTGGCTCATGCGCCGCAGCGCGGCGTCGCGGTCCACGTCCCAGACGATCAGCTTGGCAATCATGGGATCGTAGTACGGGGTGATGCTGTCGCCTTCCTCCACACCGGTGTCCACCCGCACGTTCGCCGACGGGGTCGGCAGGCGCAGGCGGCGCAGGGTGCCGGTGGACGGCAGGAAGCCACGGTCGGCATCTTCGGCGTACAAGCGCGCTTCGAGCGCATGGCCGTGGATGGTCAGTTCGTCCTGGCGCTTGGGCAGCGGCTGGCCGGCTGCAACGCGCAGCTGCCATTCCACCAGGTCGGTACCGGTGATGAACTCGGTGACCGGATGTTCGACCTGCAGGCGGGTGTTCATTTCCATGAAGTAGAAATCGCCGTCCGGGCCGGCGATGAACTCCACCGTGCCCGCACCCACGTAGCCCACCGCGCGCGCGGCATCGACGGCGGCCTTGCCCATCGCGGCGCGGCGGTCGGCACTCATGCCCGGGGCCGGCGCTTCTTCCAGCACCTTCTGGTGGCGACGCTGCACCGAGCAGTCGCGCTCGAACAGATACACCGCCTCGCCATGACCACTGCCGAATACCTGGATCTCGATGTGGCGCGGGCGCTCGACATACTTCTCGACCAGCACGTGGTCGTTGCCGAACGCCGAGGCCGCCTCGCGCTGGCAGCTGGCCAGCGCATCGACGAAGTCCTCGCTGCGCTCGACCTTGCGCATGCCCTTGCCGCCGCCGCCGGCGCTGGCCTTGATCAGCACCGGGTAGCCGATGCCATCGGCCTGGGTGCGCAGGAACTCCGGCGCCTGCTGGTCGCCATGGTAGCCCGGCGTCAGCGGCACGCCGGCCCTGGCCATCAAGGCCTTGGCCGCGCTCTTGTCGCCCATCGCGCGGATCGCACTGGCGGGCGGGCCGATGAAGGTGATTCCCGCCGCGACGCAGGCGTCGGCGAAATCGGCGTTCTCGGACAGGAAGCCGTAGCCGGGATGGATGGCCTGCGCGCCGGTGCGGCGTGCGGCGTCGAGGATGGCATCGCTGCGCAGGTAGCTCTCGCGCGCAGCGGCCGGGCCGATGTGGATGGCCTCGTCGGCCAGGCGCACATGGCGTGCATTGCGGTCCGCATCGGAATACACCGCCACGGTGGCGATGCCGAGGCGGCGGCAGGTGGCGATGACGCGGCAGGCGATCTCGCCGCGGTTGGCGATCAGGACTTTGCTGAACATGGCAACAGACTCGGTCATGGCACAGGTCACATGCGGAACACGCCGAAGCGCGTCTGCTGCGGGGGAGCGTTGAGGCTGGCCGACAGGGCCAGGGCCAGTACCCGGCGGGTATCGACCGGATCGATCACACCGTCGTCCCACAGCCGCGCACTGGCGTAATACGGGTGGCCCTGCTGTTCGAACTGGTCGCGGATCGGTGCCTTGAACGCGTCCTCTTCCTCGCCCGGCCACTGCCCGCCCTTGGCTTCGATGCCATCACGCTTGACCGTGGCCAGCACGCTGGCCGCCTGTTCGCCGCCCATCACGCCGATGCGTGCGTTCGGCCACATCCACAGGAAGTTGGGCGAGTACGCGCGGCCGCACATGCCGTAGTTGCCGGCACCGAACGAGCCGCCGATCACCACGGTGAACTTGGGCACCTTGGCGCAGGCCACCGCCATCACCAGCTTGGCGCCGTCCTTGGCGATGCCGCCCTGTTCGTACTTGCGACCGACCATGAAGCCGGTGATGTTCTGCAGGAACAGCAGCGGAATGTTGCGCTGGGTGCACAGCTCGATGAAGTGCGCGCCCTTCAGTGCGGACTCGGAGAACAGGATGCCGTTGTTGGCGATGATGCCGATCGGATAGCCATGCAGATGGGCGAAGCCGGTCACCAGGGTGGCGCCATAGCGCGGCTTGAACTCGTCGAAACGCGAACCATCGACCAGCCGCGCGATCACCTCACGCACGTCGTACGGCTTGCGCGTATCGGCCGGGATCACCCCGTACAGTTCGTGCGCCGGCAGCAGCGGTTCTTCCACCGGCTGCAGCGCCATCGCTGCTTCGGGCTTGCGCCAGTTGAGCTGGGCGATGATCGCGCGTACCCGTGCCAGTGCCTGCAGGTCGTTGTCGGCCATGTGGTCGGCCACGCCGGAAATACGCGTGTGCACGTCGGCACCGCCCAGCTCTTCGGCCGTCACCACTTCACCGGTAGCCGCCTTCACCAGCGGCGGGCCACCGAGGAAGATCGTGCCCTGCTCGCGCACGATCACCGTCTCGTCGCTCATCGCCGGCACATAGGCGCCACCGGCGGTGCAGCTGCCCATCACGCAGGCGATCTGCGGAATGCCCTGCGCCGACAGGTTGGCCTGGTTGTAGAAGATGCGGCCGAAATGATCGCGGTCGGGGAACACTTCATCCTGCAGCGGCAGGAAGGCGCCACCGGAATCGACCAGGTAGATGCACGGCAGGTGGTTCTGCTCGGCGATCTCCTGCGCGCGCAGATGCTTCTTCACCGTCACCGGGTAGTAGGTGCCGCCCTTGACCGTGGCATCGTTGGCCACGATCACGCACTCCACGCCACTCACGCGGCCGATGCCGGCAACCACGCCAGCGGCGGGCACGGCATCGTCATACATGCCGTGCGCGGCCAGCGGCGCGATTTCCAGGAAGGCGCTGCCCGGATCGAGCAGGGCATCGATGCGGTCGCGCACCAGCAGCTTGCCGCGTGCGGTGTGCTTGGCGCGCGCCGCTTCGCTGCCGCCAAGGGCGGTGCGGGCGAGGGTGGCGTGCAGGTCGTCGACTACTGCCTGCATCGCCGCGCGGTTGCTTTCAAACGTATCGCTGCCCGGTTGCAGCTGGCTGCCTAGGATGCTCATGGGGTGCCTTACAGGGTGCGCTGGAACAGTTCGCGGCCGATCAGCATGCGGCGGATCTCCGAAGTGCCGGCGCCGATTTCATACAGCTTGGCGTCGCGCCACAAACGGCCGGTCGGGTATTCGTTGATGTAGCCGTTGCCGCCGAGGATCTGGATCGCCTGGCCGGTCAGCCAGGTCGCCTTCTCGGCGGCGTACAGGATCGCGCCGGCCGCATCCTGGCGGGTGGTGCGGCCCTGGTCGCAGGCGCGCGCCACCGCATACACATAGGCGCGGCAGGCACCCAGGCCCACGTACATGTCGGCGATCTTGGCCTGGATCAGCTGGAAGCTGCCGATCGGTTCACCGAACTGGTGGCGTTCGTGCACGTACGGCATCACCACGTCCATCGCTGCAGCCATCAGGCCCAGCGGGCCGCCGGACAGCACCACGCGCTCGTAGTCCAGGCCGGACATCAGCACGCGCACGCCGCCACCGACCGCGCCCAGCACGTTCTCTTCAGGAATCTCGCAGTCCTGGAACACCAGTTCGCAGGTGGGCGAGGAGCGCATGCCCAGCTTGTCCAGCTTCTGCGCGGTGGAGAAACCCTTCATGCCCTTCTCGACCAGGAAGGCGGTGATGCCCTTGGCACCGGCCTCTACATCGGTCTTGGCGTACACCACCAGCACGTCGGCGTCGGGGCCATTGGTGATCCACATCTTGTTGCCGTTGAGCACGTAGCGGTCACCGCGCTTGTCCGCGCGCAGCTTCATCGACACCACGTCCGAACCCGCGCCGGGTTCGCTCATCGCCAGCGCACCGATCTTTGCGCCGCTGCACAGGTCCGGCAGGAAGCGCTGCTTCTGCGCCTCGGTGCCGTTCTTGCGCAGCTGGTTCACGCACAGGTTCGAGTGCGCGCCGTAGGACAGGCCGATGCCACCGGAAGCACGCGAGACTTCTTCCATCGCCACCACATGGGCCAGGTAGCCCATGCCGGTGCCGCCGTATTCTTCTTCCACGGTCAGGCCCAGCAGGCCCTGCTCGCCCAGCTTGGGCCATAGTGCCAACGGGAACTGGTTGGTCGCATCGGTCTCGGCCGCGAGCGGCGCGATCTCGGCAGCGGCAAAATGGGCCACGCTCTGGCGCAGCAGGTCGATATCTTCGCCGAGGTCGAAGTTCAGGGATGGCACGTGCATTGCGATGGCTCCACGAGGGAAGGTGGGGAATGGACGCACCCGGAAGGGGGAAGCGGGCAGCTGTTCACAGCAGCAGCCCGCGCGGGCGATTGGACCCCAGCGTAGCGGGGTTCGGGTAAGAAGTGAATACAAATTCAAAAATTGAAACTAGACTCAGAACATGGCCTATAAACGCTCAGCATTGATGGAAGAACGCCTGGCCGGGGCCCGTGAACGGATCCTGCTGGCCACCCGCGAACTGGTCGCCACCGGCGGCTGGCGCAACGCGCCGGTAACGGCCGTGGCAACCCAGGCTGGGGTCTCCACCGGCTTGATCTACCGCCACTTCCCGTCCAAGGCCGAGCTGTTCGTGGAAGTGCTCAACGCCGCCGTGGCCCACGAGGTGGCGATCATGGAGCGCATTGCCAGTGCGCCGGAGCCGGCCAGCGTGCGCCTGCGGCAGGCCATCACCGCCTTTGTCCGCCGAGCCCTGGCTGGCCCTGGCCTGGCCCACGCCTTCATCGTCGAGCCGGTGGACCCGGACGTGGAAGCCGAGCGCATGCGCGGCCGCCGTGCCTTCGGCGACGTGTTCCTGCGCCTGGTGGAAGAGGGGGTGGCGGCCGGTGAACTGCCGGCGCAGGACGCGCACGCTGCCGCCGCCTGCCTGGTGGGTGCCTTCACCGAAGCGATGGTCGGCCCCACCGCGCCCAGCCGCGAAGCGCACCGCGACGAGGACGCGCTGGTCGAGGCCATCTGCAGTTTCTGCCTGCGGGCTGTTGGCGCAGGGTGATGCCGCTGTTGCGGGTGCCGGGCGGCTTCTGCCGCGCTTCGCGCTCGCCGGGCGCGGCCCGGCGCTACCCGCATGCGGCCACGGCCGCATGCTGCGCCGCACCAGCCCTGACGCCTGTTGTCGGGCGCGGCGTGCGTTCTATACTCGGCCCATCACGCAGTCGCTCAGCCGTGGTCCAACGACTATCAGCCAGGGGTAACGAAGAGTGCGGAATTACGATCTGGAGTTCCTGAAACGCTTCTCCATGGTGATCGCGCTGTTGATGGCCATCACCCTCGGTCTGATCCTCCTGGCCGCGTTCATCCACACCCGGATTCCGCCCGAGGTGTCGCCTACCGCCGCCAAACGCACCGAACAGCGCATTTCGCCCACCGGCGCGGTGTACGCCGGCAGCACCGGCGCGGCCGCGCAGGCTGCAGCGCATGCCGCCGCGCTGGCCAAGGCCGCCTCGCAGGTGGCCTACGGCGGTACCAAGGACGGCAAGGTGATCTTCGACAACCTGTGCACCGCCTGCCACACCACTGGCGTGGGCATGGCGCCGACGCTGGACCACTCGCACTGGGACAAGCGCCTGGCGCAGGGCAAGGACACTCTCTACAAGCACGCCATCGAGGGCTACACCGGCCCTGACGGCGGCATCATGCCGCCCAAGGGCGGCAACCCGGCGCTCACCGAGGAGCAGATCCACGCCACCGTGGACTGGATGCTGGGCAATCTGAAATAGCGCGCGGCCGCATCCACGCATGGCGTGGATCTACTGCGGATACGCGTGCCCGCTCAGGTGGCCGGCAACCACGTATCGCACAAAGGTCATGAGGTTGCCGGCCAGCGGCCGGCACTCCCTTTGCCCACCAAGGCCGAAACCCCGCTGCGCAGGCGGGGTTTCGCATTTCAGGGTTAGTCTGTGCGCCTCTTCCGTGGAGTCGTCTGTCGATGCGCCGCCGTTCCCTCGCTCTCGCCCTGTCCCTGCTGCTGCCGGCATCCGCTTTCGCCCAGGCTCAGCCGCAGGTTGCGCCGACCCCGGCGACCGCGCCGCGCAGCCCGGCCACCGTCACCCTGGCCGCCGCGCCGGCCGACTGGCGTGTACTGGAGGGCCAGCACGTGCGTATCGCCGCGCCGCTCACCCTGGCCGGCACCGATGGCCTGGAACGCTTCGGCCAGTTGACCGTCGCCTTCGATGGCCGCCTCTGGCAGCCGACCGAAGTAGCCGTGCCCGGCAGTGCCGGTATCAAACAGGTGATGGCCGACAACCAGCGGCGCCGCTTGGTGCTGGACGACGGCAGCGATGCACGTGACCCGGCCAGCGTGGCCTATCTGCCGAGCAACCCGGTGCTGCGTACCGGCATGCAGCTGCGCAACGTGGAAGGCACCGTGCGCGTCGATGCGCAGGGCCGCCCCAGCCTGCAGGTCGACGGCACGTTGAAGCTGCCGGAACTGCAGCGGCCGGCCGTGCCGAGCGTGCCCGGCAGCCTGCATATCGCCGCCTTCAACCTGGAGAACTTCTTCAATGGTGACGGCCAGGGCGGCGGATTCCCGACCCTGCGCGGCGCGCGCACGCTGGACGAGCACAAGGCGCAGGTCGGCAAGCTGGTCGCCACCGTCAACGCGCTGGGCGCCGACATTGCCGCACTGATGGAGCTGGAGAACGACGGCTACGGCCCGCAGTCGGCCATCGCTGAACTGGTAAACGCACTTAATGTCGGTCTCGCGGCCGACAAGCAGTGGGCGTTCGTCGATGCCGGTGAAGGCCCCGGCAGCAATCCGATCCGCGTCGGCATCATCTACCGCAGGAGCGAATTCAAGCCGCTCGGCAAGCCGCTGACCAAGCTCGACGGTCCCTTCGTCGAACACAGCCGTGCACCGCTGGCGCAGGCGTTCCAGGGCAAGGGCGCGCCATTCATGGTGGTCGCCAACCACTTCAAGTCCAAGGGCTGCCGCGAGGCCAGCGGCGCCGACGCCGACCGCAATGACGGGCAGGGCTGCTGGAACGCCACGCGTGTGGAATCGGCCAGGCAGCTCAACACCTGGGTGCAGGCCGAAGCCGCGCGCATGAAGGTGACGGACGTGGTGCTGATGGGCGACTTCAACGCCTACGCCATGGAAGATCCGATCCGCACCCTGCACGACCTCGGCTGGCAGGATGCCTTCAAGGTAGCGAAGGTCGAACAGCCCTACAGCTACGTCTACAACGGCTATAGCGGCCGCCTCGATCACGCGCTGCTCAGCCCGACGATGGCCAAGCGCCTGCGTGGCGCTGCCGAGTGGCACAGCAACGCCGACGAGCAGGACGCCAGCGGCTACCAGGGCCGCAACGTGCAGGGCCCATGGCGCAGCTCCGACCACGACCCGCTGCTGCTGGGCTTCGACAGATAACCCGGCGCCGGGGTCGGATCCCATTCCCACGGAATGGGCTCTGACCCCAGGCATCACTTACCCCCAGGCGATCAAACCAATCGCCAGCACCGCCAGCGCCAGGCCGGCACGGTTCCAGCGCGTGGTCGCCTCGCCGAAGGCGAACACGCCCACCAGCGCACCCAGCACCACCACGCCGATGTTCATGCCGGCGAACACGGTGGCCGGGCTTTCCGGCATCGACTGGTGCGCATGTACGTAGAACAGGATATTGCCGCCGTTGAGCAGGCCCAGCAGCGCGCCGGCACCGAGGTTGCGCCAGGCCAGACGGCTGCGCCCACTGAAATGCCGCCACAGCTGCAGCACCAGCATCAGTACGAAGGCCACGCTGAAACTGGCCAGCACCGCCGCCATCGACGGCGTGCCGGACAGCGCCACCTGCTTCAGCAGCACATCCACGACTGCAAAGCCGGCCCACACGCCCAGCAGCCAGCCCCAGCCACCGGCGGAAGCGGCCACTGCCGGGCCGCGTGGACGCAGGCTGATGGCCACCATTGCCAGCAGGCCCAGGCCCAGCCCGACCAGCTTCCACGGCGTGGCGGTCTGGCCGAAGAACAGGAACGCCGCCGCCAGCGACAGCAGCAGCGACAACCGCTGTGCCACGTCGCTGCGGACGATGCCGGCCACCGCCACGGCACGGCCCAGCACCAGGAAGATCGATGGCAGCACCAGCGCCAGCGCCAGCAGTGAAACCCACGGCGCATGCGGTGCGCGCAAGGCGTCCAGCGGCGGCTGCAGCACCACTGCCGTCATCGTCGCGGCGACCAGATAGTTCCAGGTCACCATCTGCGCAACATCCAGCTGGCGACGGCCAGCCAGCTTCAACAATACCGAAACCAGCACACTGCAGATCACGGCCAGGGACAGGTAGAGCATGGGGCGGGCACAGGGCAGCGGCGGGGGACGCTATCATGGTGCCATGCACAAGCCCTCGTTCCCCGTCGCCCCCGGCGAAACCGCCTGCATCTCACTGGAAGGCCCGGTTGGCCCGCTGGAAGTGCTCGTCGACCTGCCCAAGGCCGATGTGCCGGTGCAGCCGATCGTGGCCGTCATCTGCCATCCGCTGTCCACCGAAGGCGGCACCCTGCACAACAAGGTGGTCACCATGACCGCCACCACCCTGCGCGAGCTGGGCATCGCCACGGTGCGCTTCAACTTCCGCAGCGTCGGTGGTTCTGCCGGTGAATTCGATCATGGCGTGGGCGAGCAGGAGGACCTGAAGGCCGTCACCGCCTGGGTCCGCCAGCAGCGCCCGGACGACCGCCTGTGGCTGGCCGGCTTCAGCTTCGGCGCGTTCGTTTCGCTGAAGGCCGCTGCCGAACTGCAGCCCGAAGCGCTGATCTCGATCGCGCCGCCGGCGGGCCGTTGGGACTTCGGCGGCATCACACCGCCGGCGCGCTGGCTGGTGATCCAGGGCGAGCAGGATGAAATCGTCGACCCGCAGGCCGTCTACCAGTGGCTGGACACCCTCGATGCGCCGCATGAGCTGGTGCGCATGCCGGACACCAGCCACTTCTTCCACCGCAAGCTGATCGACCTGCGCGGCGCGCTCACCCACGGCGTCAAGCATTGGCTGGGCACGGCGGCATGAGCGAGGTGGAACTGACCCCGACGCAGCGCTACGCGGCCGGGGTGGAACGCGGCGATTGGCAGAACGACCCGGCCCAGCATGCGGCCCTGGCCGAGCTGGACCGGATCCACCTGGCCCTGGTGGACAGCGCCGAGGATGGCTGGCTGGACCGCCTGTCCTCGTTCTGGAAGAAACCCGAGCCGGTCAAGGGCCTGTACTTCTGGGGCGGCGTCGGCCGCGGCAAGACCTTCCTGGTCGACCTGTTCTACGACGGCCTGCCGATCAAGCAGAAGTACCGCACCCACTTCCATCGCTTCATGCGCAGCGTCCACGAGCGCCTGCGCGAGCACCAGGGCCAGAGCGACCCGCTGGCGAAGATCGCCCAGGAATGGCGCAGCAACCTGCGCGTGCTGGTACTGGACGAATTCTTCGTCACCGACATCGGTGATGCCATGCTGCTGGCGCGTCTGCTGGAGCGGATGTTCGCCGAGGGCGTGACCTTGGTCACCACCTCCAACACGGCGGTTGAAAACCTGTACCTCAACGGCCTGCAGCGCGAGAGCTTCATGCCGGCCATCGGCCTGCTGCAGCGCTACTGCGTGGAGCTGTACGCCGAGGGCACCGAGGACTACCGCATGCGCGCGCTGACCCGTTCGCCGGTGTACCGCGCGCCGCTGGCCGCTGACAGCGACAGCTGGCTGGCCACGCGCTGGGGCGAACTGAGTGGTGGCCAACCGGCGAAGGCCGGCAACATCGAGATCGAGAGTCGCAAGATCCCGGTGCGCGCGCGTGGCAAGAGCATTGCCTGGTTCGACTTTGCCGCCCTGTGTGAAGGCCCGCGTGGGCCGTCGGATTACATCGAGATCGCGCACGAGTTCAACACCGTGCTGCTGGGGGGCATTCCGGCCTTCGATCGCCTGAACGAGGATGCCGCGCGCCGCTTCGTCAACCTGATCGACGAACTGTACGACCGCCACGTCAACCTGGTCTGCACCGCCAGTACCTCGCCGGTCGAGCTGTACACCGGTACCCGCCTGCAGGGCGCGTTCGAGCGTACGGCCTCGCGCCTGATCGAAATGCAGAGCGCCGAGTACCTGGGTACCCCGCACCGGGCATGAGGGGTAGTGCCGGCCGCTGGCCGGCATCTGCACGATGCCTCCGGGCCCTTGGGCTGCCGGCCAGCGGCCGGCACTACCCGGTGCTGCCCGTCCACCGGCTGCCCACTGGCTGCCCACCACCTATCCACAGACTTGTCCCTCGCCTGCATGGCCCTGTCATGTGAAGCTGTCATTGTTCCGCTGGTGGGGCGCTGATTACCGCCACCACGACGCTTTTCGGGCTTGACTGCGCAGCCCGATCCAGCAGGTCCAAAGCGTCCAAACCGGGCGCCGATGGCACGATCCTTGCGGCGCAAGGGATTGCCGAATTTCACTACATTTGGCGTTGACGGACCTCACTACCCCCACTATCTTGTGGCTGTCGGTTGTGGGGACCCCAAGCCGCCGGGTCCATGGAAGGGATCGCCGGAGCCTCCGGTGATACGCCCTCCATGCCCGCAGCGGCACCGGTCAGCACTGCCAGCAGCAGCCACAGGCGCAGGTCTCAATTCCTGCGACACCGGTCTGCCACCCTGGGGTGTCACGTCCCGGGCCGCGTCATCCGATGCACCGAGCCACCATCCATCACGCCAAGAGGACACACGCCGTGACCACCGAGACCAGCGCCACCATCGAGAAGGAAAGCGAATTCCTGTTGACGTCGCCGCCGACGTCCAACGCGATGAGTGTGACCAAGCGCAATGGCACGACCGAACTGGTGGATCTGAACAAGATCGTCCGCGCGGTGCAGCGTTCCTCTGAAGGCCTGCACGCCGTCGATCCGATGCGCGTGGCCACCCGCACCATTTCCGGCCTGTACAACGGCGCCACCACCCAGGAGCTGGACGAACTGTCCATCCGCACCGCGGCGCTGCTGATCGGCGAAGAACCCGAGTACGGCCGCCTGGCCGCGCGCCTGCTGGCCAACTTCATCGCCAAGGAAGTGTCCAACCAGGAAATCCACGCGTTCTCGCAGTCGGTGGGTCGTGGCCACGAAGTGGGCCTGATCAACGACCGCCTGCTGAACTTCGTGCAGACCAACGCACGCAAGCTCAACGATGCCATCGACATCTCGCTGGACCTGAACTTCGATTACTTCGGCCTGCGTACCCTGTACGACCGCTACCTGCTGCGCCATCCGCACACCCGCAAGGTGATCGAGACCCCGCAGCAGTTCTTCCTGCGCATCGCCAGCGCGCTGAGCGAAGACGTGCCGGAAACCCTGGCGCTGTACAAGCGCATGGGCAACCTGGACTACCTGCCGTCCAGCCCGACGCTGTTCAACTCCGGCACCACCCACGAGCAGCTGTCCTCGTGCTTCCTGCTGGACTCGCCGCAGGATTCGCTGGAATCGATCTATTCCAAGTACGGCGACATCGCCCAGCTGTCCAAGTTCTCCGGCGGCATCGGCGTCAGCTACACCCGCGTGCGTTCGCGTGGCTCGCTGATCAAGTCGACCAACGGCCATTCCAATGGCATCGTGCCGTGGCTGAAGACCATGGATTCGTCGGTGGCTGCGGTGAACCAGGGCGGCAAGCGCAAGGGCGCGG contains:
- a CDS encoding acetyl/propionyl/methylcrotonyl-CoA carboxylase subunit alpha: MFSKVLIANRGEIACRVIATCRRLGIATVAVYSDADRNARHVRLADEAIHIGPAAARESYLRSDAILDAARRTGAQAIHPGYGFLSENADFADACVAAGITFIGPPASAIRAMGDKSAAKALMARAGVPLTPGYHGDQQAPEFLRTQADGIGYPVLIKASAGGGGKGMRKVERSEDFVDALASCQREAASAFGNDHVLVEKYVERPRHIEIQVFGSGHGEAVYLFERDCSVQRRHQKVLEEAPAPGMSADRRAAMGKAAVDAARAVGYVGAGTVEFIAGPDGDFYFMEMNTRLQVEHPVTEFITGTDLVEWQLRVAAGQPLPKRQDELTIHGHALEARLYAEDADRGFLPSTGTLRRLRLPTPSANVRVDTGVEEGDSITPYYDPMIAKLIVWDVDRDAALRRMSQALADCQVVGVTTNAGFLRRLLHTDSFANAKLDTALIEREQAALAVTGDGEQALWELAAIAAVASTPAAAADVRDPHSPWQAQDGWRLGAPTARVVPLQQGERAHTLKVWVTADGWRVQCDDAAPKQVVGRADGHTLSVQLDERRWRLQLQRDGDQLYLFGDDGQHRFTLHDPVGESEQASADAGSLLAPMPGRIVATLVAAGTQVKRGTPLVVLEAMKMEHTLQAPADGTVKGYRAKAGDQVGDGAVLVDFEAV
- a CDS encoding carboxyl transferase domain-containing protein, translated to MSILGSQLQPGSDTFESNRAAMQAVVDDLHATLARTALGGSEAARAKHTARGKLLVRDRIDALLDPGSAFLEIAPLAAHGMYDDAVPAAGVVAGIGRVSGVECVIVANDATVKGGTYYPVTVKKHLRAQEIAEQNHLPCIYLVDSGGAFLPLQDEVFPDRDHFGRIFYNQANLSAQGIPQIACVMGSCTAGGAYVPAMSDETVIVREQGTIFLGGPPLVKAATGEVVTAEELGGADVHTRISGVADHMADNDLQALARVRAIIAQLNWRKPEAAMALQPVEEPLLPAHELYGVIPADTRKPYDVREVIARLVDGSRFDEFKPRYGATLVTGFAHLHGYPIGIIANNGILFSESALKGAHFIELCTQRNIPLLFLQNITGFMVGRKYEQGGIAKDGAKLVMAVACAKVPKFTVVIGGSFGAGNYGMCGRAYSPNFLWMWPNARIGVMGGEQAASVLATVKRDGIEAKGGQWPGEEEDAFKAPIRDQFEQQGHPYYASARLWDDGVIDPVDTRRVLALALSASLNAPPQQTRFGVFRM
- a CDS encoding isovaleryl-CoA dehydrogenase gives rise to the protein MHVPSLNFDLGEDIDLLRQSVAHFAAAEIAPLAAETDATNQFPLALWPKLGEQGLLGLTVEEEYGGTGMGYLAHVVAMEEVSRASGGIGLSYGAHSNLCVNQLRKNGTEAQKQRFLPDLCSGAKIGALAMSEPGAGSDVVSMKLRADKRGDRYVLNGNKMWITNGPDADVLVVYAKTDVEAGAKGITAFLVEKGMKGFSTAQKLDKLGMRSSPTCELVFQDCEIPEENVLGAVGGGVRVLMSGLDYERVVLSGGPLGLMAAAMDVVMPYVHERHQFGEPIGSFQLIQAKIADMYVGLGACRAYVYAVARACDQGRTTRQDAAGAILYAAEKATWLTGQAIQILGGNGYINEYPTGRLWRDAKLYEIGAGTSEIRRMLIGRELFQRTL
- a CDS encoding TetR/AcrR family transcriptional regulator, with the protein product MAYKRSALMEERLAGARERILLATRELVATGGWRNAPVTAVATQAGVSTGLIYRHFPSKAELFVEVLNAAVAHEVAIMERIASAPEPASVRLRQAITAFVRRALAGPGLAHAFIVEPVDPDVEAERMRGRRAFGDVFLRLVEEGVAAGELPAQDAHAAAACLVGAFTEAMVGPTAPSREAHRDEDALVEAICSFCLRAVGAG
- a CDS encoding c-type cytochrome, whose product is MRNYDLEFLKRFSMVIALLMAITLGLILLAAFIHTRIPPEVSPTAAKRTEQRISPTGAVYAGSTGAAAQAAAHAAALAKAASQVAYGGTKDGKVIFDNLCTACHTTGVGMAPTLDHSHWDKRLAQGKDTLYKHAIEGYTGPDGGIMPPKGGNPALTEEQIHATVDWMLGNLK
- a CDS encoding ExeM/NucH family extracellular endonuclease, giving the protein MRRRSLALALSLLLPASAFAQAQPQVAPTPATAPRSPATVTLAAAPADWRVLEGQHVRIAAPLTLAGTDGLERFGQLTVAFDGRLWQPTEVAVPGSAGIKQVMADNQRRRLVLDDGSDARDPASVAYLPSNPVLRTGMQLRNVEGTVRVDAQGRPSLQVDGTLKLPELQRPAVPSVPGSLHIAAFNLENFFNGDGQGGGFPTLRGARTLDEHKAQVGKLVATVNALGADIAALMELENDGYGPQSAIAELVNALNVGLAADKQWAFVDAGEGPGSNPIRVGIIYRRSEFKPLGKPLTKLDGPFVEHSRAPLAQAFQGKGAPFMVVANHFKSKGCREASGADADRNDGQGCWNATRVESARQLNTWVQAEAARMKVTDVVLMGDFNAYAMEDPIRTLHDLGWQDAFKVAKVEQPYSYVYNGYSGRLDHALLSPTMAKRLRGAAEWHSNADEQDASGYQGRNVQGPWRSSDHDPLLLGFDR
- a CDS encoding EamA family transporter, with the protein product MLYLSLAVICSVLVSVLLKLAGRRQLDVAQMVTWNYLVAATMTAVVLQPPLDALRAPHAPWVSLLALALVLPSIFLVLGRAVAVAGIVRSDVAQRLSLLLSLAAAFLFFGQTATPWKLVGLGLGLLAMVAISLRPRGPAVAASAGGWGWLLGVWAGFAVVDVLLKQVALSGTPSMAAVLASFSVAFVLMLVLQLWRHFSGRSRLAWRNLGAGALLGLLNGGNILFYVHAHQSMPESPATVFAGMNIGVVVLGALVGVFAFGEATTRWNRAGLALAVLAIGLIAWG
- a CDS encoding alpha/beta hydrolase; amino-acid sequence: MHKPSFPVAPGETACISLEGPVGPLEVLVDLPKADVPVQPIVAVICHPLSTEGGTLHNKVVTMTATTLRELGIATVRFNFRSVGGSAGEFDHGVGEQEDLKAVTAWVRQQRPDDRLWLAGFSFGAFVSLKAAAELQPEALISIAPPAGRWDFGGITPPARWLVIQGEQDEIVDPQAVYQWLDTLDAPHELVRMPDTSHFFHRKLIDLRGALTHGVKHWLGTAA
- the zapE gene encoding cell division protein ZapE; protein product: MSEVELTPTQRYAAGVERGDWQNDPAQHAALAELDRIHLALVDSAEDGWLDRLSSFWKKPEPVKGLYFWGGVGRGKTFLVDLFYDGLPIKQKYRTHFHRFMRSVHERLREHQGQSDPLAKIAQEWRSNLRVLVLDEFFVTDIGDAMLLARLLERMFAEGVTLVTTSNTAVENLYLNGLQRESFMPAIGLLQRYCVELYAEGTEDYRMRALTRSPVYRAPLAADSDSWLATRWGELSGGQPAKAGNIEIESRKIPVRARGKSIAWFDFAALCEGPRGPSDYIEIAHEFNTVLLGGIPAFDRLNEDAARRFVNLIDELYDRHVNLVCTASTSPVELYTGTRLQGAFERTASRLIEMQSAEYLGTPHRA